Proteins encoded together in one Camelina sativa cultivar DH55 chromosome 9, Cs, whole genome shotgun sequence window:
- the LOC104712814 gene encoding transcription factor bHLH96 isoform X1, which translates to MALEAVVYPQDPFSYISCKDFPFYDLYFQEEEDLDPQDTKNNIKLGQGQEHGFASNNYNGKSGDNSDDYNFNEEDLQWPRDDLPYGSAVDTKNQPPPLDVAVGGRRKRRRTRSCKNKEEIENQRMTHIAVERNRRKQMNEYLAVLRSLMPPSYAQRGDQASIVGGAISYLKELEHHLQSIEPPVKTAAEDNETGRDQTNTIVAASSSGPFSDFFAFPQYSSQPTSAAAAEGMAEIEVTMVESHASLKILAKKRPKQLLKLVASIQSLRLTLLHLNVTTRDDSVLYSISVKVEEGSQLNTVEDIAAAVNQILRRIEEESSSS; encoded by the exons ATGGCCTTGGAGGCTGTTGTTTACCCGCAAGATCCATTCTCCTACATCTCTTGCAAAGATTTCCCGTTTTACGATTTGTactttcaagaagaagaagatctagaTCCACAAGACACCAAGAACAACATTAAGCTAGGGCAAGGACAAGAACATGGGTTTGCAAGTAATAATTACAACGGTAAAAGCGGAGATAACAGTGATGATTATAACTTCAACGAAGAGGATCTTCAATGGCCACGAGACGACCTTCCTTATGGATCTGCCGTCGATACCAAGAACCAGCCTCCGCCGTTGGATGTGGCGGTAG gagggaggaggaagaggagaaggacGAGGTCTTGCAAGAACAAGGAAGAGATCGAGAACCAGAGGATGACTCACATCGCCGTTGAGAGAAATCGCCGGAAACAGATGAATGAGTACCTCGCCGTTCTCCGTTCTCTCATGCCACCTTCTTACGCTCAAAGG GGAGATCAAGCGTCAATCGTAGGCGGAGCCATTAGCTACTTAAAGGAGCTTGagcatcatttacaatcaatTGAGCCTCCGGTGAAGACCGCCGCAGAAGACAACGAAACCGGCCGCGACCAGACCAACACAATCGTCGCTGCTAGCTCATCGGGACCATTTTCGGATTTCTTTGCATTTCCTCAGTACTCGAGCCAGCCTACGTCAGCGGCAGCGGCTGAAGGGATGGCGGAGATAGAGGTGACAATGGTGGAGAGCCATGCAAGTCTGAAGATACTTGCGAAGAAGCGACCGAAGCAGCTTCTTAAACTGGTCGCATCAATACAGAGCCTAAGGCtcactcttcttcatctcaacGTCACCACTCGAGATGACTCCGTCCTCTACTCCATCAGCGTCAAg GTTGAAGAAGGTAGCCAATTGAATACAGTGGAAGATATTGCAGCAGCTGTGAATCAAATCCTAAGGAGGATCGAAGAAGAGTCATCCTCTAGCTAA
- the LOC104712814 gene encoding transcription factor bHLH96 isoform X2, producing the protein MALEAVVYPQDPFSYISCKDFPFYDLYFQEEEDLDPQDTKNNIKLGQGQEHGFASNNYNGKSGDNSDDYNFNEEDLQWPRDDLPYGSAVDTKNQPPPLDVAVGGRRKRRRTRSCKNKEEIENQRMTHIAVERNRRKQMNEYLAVLRSLMPPSYAQRGDQASIVGGAISYLKELEHHLQSIEPPVKTAAEDNETGRDQTNTIVAASSSGPFSDFFAFPQYSSQPTSAAAAEGMAEIEVTMVESHASLKILAKKRPKQLLKLVASIQSLRLTLLHLNVTTRDDSVLYSISVKVEEGSQLNTVEDIAAAVNQILRRIEEESSSS; encoded by the exons ATGGCCTTGGAGGCTGTTGTTTACCCGCAAGATCCATTCTCCTACATCTCTTGCAAAGATTTCCCGTTTTACGATTTGTactttcaagaagaagaagatctagaTCCACAAGACACCAAGAACAACATTAAGCTAGGGCAAGGACAAGAACATGGGTTTGCAAGTAATAATTACAACGGTAAAAGCGGAGATAACAGTGATGATTATAACTTCAACGAAGAGGATCTTCAATGGCCACGAGACGACCTTCCTTATGGATCTGCCGTCGATACCAAGAACCAGCCTCCGCCGTTGGATGTGGCGGTAGgagggaggaggaagaggagaaggacGAGGTCTTGCAAGAACAAGGAAGAGATCGAGAACCAGAGGATGACTCACATCGCCGTTGAGAGAAATCGCCGGAAACAGATGAATGAGTACCTCGCCGTTCTCCGTTCTCTCATGCCACCTTCTTACGCTCAAAGG GGAGATCAAGCGTCAATCGTAGGCGGAGCCATTAGCTACTTAAAGGAGCTTGagcatcatttacaatcaatTGAGCCTCCGGTGAAGACCGCCGCAGAAGACAACGAAACCGGCCGCGACCAGACCAACACAATCGTCGCTGCTAGCTCATCGGGACCATTTTCGGATTTCTTTGCATTTCCTCAGTACTCGAGCCAGCCTACGTCAGCGGCAGCGGCTGAAGGGATGGCGGAGATAGAGGTGACAATGGTGGAGAGCCATGCAAGTCTGAAGATACTTGCGAAGAAGCGACCGAAGCAGCTTCTTAAACTGGTCGCATCAATACAGAGCCTAAGGCtcactcttcttcatctcaacGTCACCACTCGAGATGACTCCGTCCTCTACTCCATCAGCGTCAAg GTTGAAGAAGGTAGCCAATTGAATACAGTGGAAGATATTGCAGCAGCTGTGAATCAAATCCTAAGGAGGATCGAAGAAGAGTCATCCTCTAGCTAA